In Equus quagga isolate Etosha38 chromosome 14, UCLA_HA_Equagga_1.0, whole genome shotgun sequence, one DNA window encodes the following:
- the LOC124225185 gene encoding olfactory receptor 8G1-like — MAAGNHSTVTEFILAGLTEQPELQLPLFLLFLGIYAVTVVGNLGMITLIGLSSHLHTPMYYFLSNLSFIDLCQSSVITPKMLVSFVTEKNIISYPECMTQLYFFLIFGVSECYMLAAMAYDRYVAVCSPLLYSVIMSHQACFSLILGVYIIGLVCAFAHAGCMFRIHFCNIDVISHYFCDLLPLLNLSCSSTYVNKLLILCVGTLNIFVPSLTILSSYSFITASILRIHSTEGRSKAFSTCSSHMLAVLLFFGSAAFTYLKPSSVTFMNQGKVSSVFYTIVVPMLNPLIYCMRNKDVNVALKKMLKRRTL, encoded by the coding sequence ATGGCAGCAGGAAATCATTCCACAGTGACTGAGTTCATCCTCGCTGGGCTAACAGAACAGCCAGAACTCCAgctgcccctcttcctcctcttcctaggAATCTATGCGGTCACAGTGGTGGGGAACCTGGGCATGATCACACTGATAGGGCTCAGTTCTCACctgcacacccccatgtactaTTTCCTCAGCAACTTGTCCTTCATTGATCTCTGTCAGTCCTCTGTCATTACCCCCAAAATGCTGGTGAGCTTTGTGACAGAGAAGAACATTATCTCCTACCCTGAATGCATGACTCAGctctatttcttcctcatttttggtGTTTCAGAGTGTTATATGTTAGCTGCAATGGCATATGACCGCTATGTTGCTGTCTGCAGCCCCTTGCTTTACAGTGTCATCATGTCTCATCAGGCATGTTTTTCCCTGATTTTAGGAGTGTATATTATAGGCCTGGTTTGTGCATTTGCTCATGCAGGCTGCATGTTTAGAATTCATTTCTGCAATATTGATGTGATCAGCCATTATTTCTGTGatcttcttcccctcctaaatcTCTCCTGCTCTAGTACTTATGTCAACAAATTACTGATTCTATGTGTTGGTACACTTAACATCTTTGTCCCAAGCCTGACTATCCTTAGCTCCTACAGCTTCATCACTGCCAGCATCCTCCGCATTCACTCCACTGAGGGCAGGTCCAAAGCCTTCAGCACCTGCAGCTCCCATATGTTGgcagttttgctcttttttggaTCTGCTGCTTTCACGTACCTGAAGCCATCATCAGTCACCTTCATGAATCAAGGGAAAGTGTCCTCTGTGTTTTATACTATTGTTGTGCCCATGCTGAACCCCCTGATCTACTGTATGAGGAATAAAGATGTCAATGTTGCCCTGAAGAAAATGCTAAAGAGAAGAACATTGTAG